From the Homo sapiens chromosome 1, GRCh38.p14 Primary Assembly genome, one window contains:
- the CTXND2 gene encoding cortexin domain containing 2 codes for MEDSSLSSGVDVDKGFAIAFVVLLFLFLIVMIFRCAKLVKNPYKASSTTTEPSLS; via the coding sequence ATGGAAGATTCAAGCCTGTCCAGTGGTGTTGATGTGGACAAAGGCTTTGCCATTGCCTTTGTTGTTCTTCTGTTTCTGTTCCTAATAGTGATGATTTTTCGGTGTGCCAAGCTGGTGAAGAATCCCTACAAGGCCAGCTCCACAACCACAGAACCATCTCTGAGCTGA